From Triticum urartu cultivar G1812 chromosome 2, Tu2.1, whole genome shotgun sequence, a single genomic window includes:
- the LOC125537140 gene encoding uncharacterized protein LOC125537140, which translates to MATQTRSPLSSPGWGAAPRVRPPLQVCRVRQSVSSPVGTASQDPIFHPASHLPAAARLPSPAAARLPPPGRRVPPFLGRRAPPFPCRRALSTAVRLISSLYGSVLTSTAPRTQWRYCIASFPCLQVGLLLSPFCPEEDNIQHRPFTATTPGSSPLSPSAIHPCSRLPFHSSGYVQRQRAGGKCIDEQRDGGMEQLSSAYKLDIFDESNPN; encoded by the exons TGCGGCCGCCCCTCCAAGTATGCCGAGTTCGTCAGTCCGTCAGTTCGCCGGTGGGCACCGCAAGTCAGGACCCCATCTTCCACCCCGCCTCCCACCTCCCGGCCGCCGCGCGCCTCCCTTCCCCGGCCGCGGCGCGCCTCCCACCTCCCGGCCGCCGCGTGCCTCCCTTCCTCGGTCGCCGCGCGCCTCCCTTCCCCTGCCGCCGCGCACTGTCGACGGCGGTGCGCCTAATTTCATCGCTCTATGGCTCGGTGCTCACCTCAACGGCGCCGCGGACGCAGTGGCGCTACTGCATCGCCTCCTTCCCGTGCTTACAGGTTGGCCTCCTCCTTAGCCCCTTCTGCCCCGAGGAGGACAACATCCAGCACAGACCGTTCACCGCCACTACCCCGGGCAGTTCACCACTGTCACCCTCGGCCATTCACCCCTGCTCCCGACTTCCCTTCCATTCCTCAG GGTACGTCCAACGACAACGAGCAGGCGGCAAGTGTATTGATGAGCAGCGGGACGGTGGCATGGAGCAGTTGAGTAG TGCTTATAAGCTTGACATCTTTGATGAATCCAACCCAAACTGA